In the genome of Aureimonas sp. OT7, one region contains:
- the tdh gene encoding L-threonine 3-dehydrogenase has protein sequence MKALVKSRPEPGLWLEEQPVPTIGADEVLIKVNKTGICGTDIHIYAWDDWASRTVPVPMVVGHEYAGEIVETGASVRSLRVGQRVSGEGHVIGMQSRAARGGRFHLDPETRGIGVNIPGAFAQYLKLPAFNVVPLPDDIDDELGAILDPLGNAVHTALSFDLVGEDVLITGAGPIGIMSAAVARHVGARHVVITDVNPARLELAGRVADVTPVNVAEEDLRSVKSRLGLKEGFDVGLEMSGSPAAFEQMVDQLLMGGKIAMLGIPPRPAPVDWTKIVFKMLTIKGVYGREMFETWHKMLAMLQSGLDVRGVITHRMDVADYRAAFDTMMKGESGKIVLDWTRA, from the coding sequence ATGAAAGCCCTCGTGAAATCCCGGCCCGAGCCGGGCCTTTGGCTGGAAGAGCAGCCGGTGCCGACCATCGGCGCCGACGAAGTCCTGATCAAGGTCAACAAGACCGGGATCTGCGGCACCGACATCCACATCTACGCATGGGACGACTGGGCCAGCCGCACGGTGCCGGTGCCCATGGTGGTCGGCCACGAATATGCCGGCGAGATCGTCGAGACGGGCGCCTCCGTCCGCAGCCTCAGGGTCGGGCAACGCGTTTCCGGCGAGGGACACGTCATCGGCATGCAAAGCCGGGCGGCCCGTGGCGGCCGGTTCCACCTCGATCCCGAAACACGCGGCATCGGCGTGAACATTCCCGGCGCCTTCGCGCAATATCTCAAGCTGCCGGCCTTCAACGTGGTGCCGCTTCCCGACGATATCGACGACGAGCTGGGCGCGATTCTCGATCCGCTCGGCAACGCGGTGCATACGGCCCTCTCCTTCGACCTCGTCGGCGAGGACGTGCTCATTACCGGCGCCGGCCCGATCGGGATCATGAGCGCGGCGGTGGCCCGCCATGTCGGCGCGCGCCACGTCGTGATCACGGACGTCAATCCGGCGCGGCTGGAACTGGCCGGACGCGTCGCCGACGTGACGCCGGTCAATGTGGCGGAAGAGGACCTGCGCTCGGTCAAGTCGCGGCTGGGCCTCAAGGAGGGGTTCGACGTGGGACTGGAGATGAGCGGCTCGCCCGCCGCCTTCGAGCAGATGGTCGACCAGCTCTTGATGGGCGGCAAGATCGCGATGCTCGGCATTCCGCCCCGCCCCGCCCCGGTGGACTGGACCAAGATCGTCTTCAAGATGCTGACGATCAAAGGCGTTTACGGCCGCGAGATGTTCGAGACGTGGCACAAGATGCTGGCCATGCTGCAAAGCGGCCTCGATGTGCGGGGCGTCATCACCCATCGCATGGATGTCGCCGACTACCGGGCGGCCTTCGACACCATGATGAAGGGCGAAAGCGGCAAGATCGTCCTGGACTGGACCAGGGCCTGA
- the nadC gene encoding carboxylating nicotinate-nucleotide diphosphorylase: MLTPLPDIMLEPVVRATLLEDLGRAGDITTDAIVPPDHRSRLALGARQDGVVAGLDLARIAFRLMDPEIEMTVHRPDGARVRAGEAIATLHGPTRGLLTAERTALNLLCRLSGIATATAGLVEAVRGYRASIVCTRKTTPGLRALEKYAVRAGGGGNHRFGLDDAILIKDNHVAIAGGIRPALQRAHDHAGHMVKIELEVDSLDQLREAMEIGVDAVLLDNMGPEMLAEGVEIIAGRAISEASGRITPETAGAIAASGVDLISCGWITHSAAILDIGFDHLD, translated from the coding sequence ATGCTGACACCCTTGCCCGACATCATGCTGGAACCGGTGGTGCGCGCCACGCTGCTGGAAGACCTCGGACGCGCCGGCGACATCACCACCGACGCCATCGTGCCGCCCGATCACCGTTCGCGCCTTGCCCTGGGCGCGCGGCAGGACGGCGTCGTGGCCGGGCTCGACCTTGCCCGCATCGCCTTCCGGCTCATGGACCCGGAGATCGAGATGACGGTGCATCGGCCGGATGGCGCGCGTGTGCGGGCAGGCGAGGCGATCGCGACGCTGCACGGGCCGACGCGTGGCCTGCTGACGGCCGAGCGGACGGCACTGAACCTCCTGTGCCGCCTGTCCGGGATTGCGACGGCGACGGCCGGGCTGGTGGAAGCCGTCAGGGGATACCGCGCCAGCATCGTCTGCACCCGCAAGACGACGCCCGGCCTGCGCGCGCTGGAGAAATACGCGGTGCGCGCCGGCGGCGGCGGCAACCACCGCTTCGGCCTCGATGATGCGATCCTCATCAAGGACAATCACGTAGCCATCGCGGGTGGCATCCGCCCGGCCTTGCAGCGCGCCCACGACCATGCCGGCCATATGGTGAAGATCGAACTCGAGGTCGACAGCCTCGATCAGCTCCGCGAGGCCATGGAGATCGGGGTCGACGCGGTGCTTCTGGACAATATGGGCCCGGAGATGCTGGCGGAAGGCGTCGAGATTATTGCGGGGCGCGCGATCAGCGAAGCGTCGGGGCGGATCACGCCGGAAACCGCCGGCGCCATCGCGGCCAGCGGGGTGGACCTGATCTCATGCGGATGGATCACCCATTCGGCCGCGATCCTGGACATCGGCTTCGACCATCTGGATTGA
- a CDS encoding L-aspartate oxidase — MTARQPVVIVGAGLAGMLTALSLAEPCILVCPSLKAAQSSTGLAQGGVAAAIGAGDDATVHLADTLAAGDGLVDVDAAGAILAGAAAAIERLAGFGVRFDRDADGAPALGLEAAHARRRIVHAFGDGTGAEIHRALAGAVRQAPHIRLAEGCRVRQLRTQDGRIAGLWLDDTFVPTARIVLATGGVGGLFLATTNPAASTGGGLALGLRAGAQIQDPEFVQFHPTALDCGRFPLPLISEAVRGEGAILVDGGGRRFMADVPGAELAPRDVVARAIHAEIACGRKVYLDARGLCNGSFAERFPAIAAICSTFAIDPSRDPIPVRPAVHYHMGGLLTDLSGRTTVPGLWAVGEVASTGLHGANRLASNSLLEAAVMAPRVADSVAGAPARGPAGDAAPAVDTGDAALEQVRRIVGRDLALIRDEAGLTRAVTQLLPLVETSDPALVGLAMAVAAFGRRESRGAHWRSDYPAPVAEARHTCLGISAIRTAAEHVARPLLLTA; from the coding sequence ATGACGGCCCGACAGCCTGTCGTGATCGTCGGGGCAGGGCTTGCCGGCATGCTGACGGCGCTGTCGCTGGCCGAGCCCTGCATCCTCGTATGCCCGTCGCTGAAGGCCGCGCAGTCGTCCACCGGCCTGGCGCAGGGCGGTGTCGCCGCGGCCATCGGTGCCGGCGACGACGCCACGGTGCATCTGGCCGATACGCTCGCGGCGGGCGACGGCCTGGTGGATGTCGATGCCGCCGGAGCAATTCTCGCGGGCGCGGCGGCGGCCATCGAGCGTCTTGCAGGCTTCGGCGTTCGCTTCGACCGCGACGCGGACGGTGCGCCGGCGCTGGGCCTGGAGGCCGCCCACGCGCGGCGGCGCATCGTGCATGCCTTCGGTGACGGCACGGGCGCGGAAATCCACCGCGCGCTCGCCGGGGCCGTACGGCAAGCACCGCATATCCGCCTTGCCGAAGGTTGCCGGGTGCGGCAGCTGCGGACACAAGACGGGCGGATCGCGGGCCTCTGGCTTGACGATACATTCGTGCCGACGGCACGCATCGTGCTGGCGACGGGGGGCGTCGGCGGGCTGTTCCTGGCGACGACCAACCCGGCGGCAAGCACTGGTGGCGGGCTTGCCCTCGGCCTTAGGGCCGGTGCGCAGATCCAGGACCCGGAGTTCGTGCAGTTTCATCCGACCGCGCTCGATTGTGGACGCTTTCCGCTGCCGCTGATTTCGGAAGCCGTGCGCGGCGAGGGCGCCATCCTCGTGGATGGGGGCGGGCGGCGCTTCATGGCCGATGTGCCGGGGGCCGAACTTGCCCCGCGCGACGTCGTGGCGCGCGCCATCCATGCCGAGATCGCATGTGGACGAAAGGTGTATCTGGATGCGCGCGGGCTCTGCAACGGGTCTTTCGCGGAACGTTTCCCGGCCATCGCCGCGATCTGCAGCACCTTCGCGATCGACCCCTCGCGCGATCCGATCCCGGTTCGCCCGGCCGTGCATTACCATATGGGCGGTCTCCTCACGGACCTGTCCGGCCGGACGACGGTTCCGGGTCTGTGGGCGGTGGGCGAGGTGGCCTCGACCGGGCTCCACGGCGCCAACCGGCTGGCCAGCAATTCGCTGCTGGAAGCGGCAGTCATGGCGCCGCGCGTTGCCGACAGCGTTGCCGGCGCGCCGGCCCGCGGTCCGGCCGGTGACGCCGCGCCAGCCGTGGACACCGGAGACGCCGCGCTGGAACAGGTGCGCCGGATCGTGGGGCGCGACCTTGCCCTCATCCGCGACGAAGCCGGGCTGACGCGCGCCGTCACCCAATTGCTGCCGCTCGTCGAAACCAGCGATCCCGCTCTTGTCGGCCTCGCCATGGCCGTTGCGGCATTCGGCCGCCGCGAAAGCCGTGGCGCGCACTGGCGTTCGGACTATCCGGCACCCGTCGCCGAGGCGCGTCATACGTGCCTCGGCATTTCAGCCATCCGCACAGCGGCGGAGCATGTCGCCCGGCCGCTCCTCCTGACCGCCTGA
- the nadA gene encoding quinolinate synthase NadA, producing the protein MNADVLERTAPLYDRVSRVIPRIEWPAMAGDVDAILRLKREKNAIILAHNYQSPEIFHCVADVVGDSLALAREAMNVDADIIVLAGVHFMAETAKLLNPGKTVLIPDMGAGCSLADSITAADIRLLRQRYPGVPVVTYVNTSADVKAESDICCTSGNARKVVESLGVPRVIMLPDEYLARNIARETHVEMITWAGHCEVHEQFTPGDIAELRASHPGVIVLAHPECPPEVVEAADFSGSTAMLSDYVEKRQPARVVLLTECSMSDNIAVHHPKVDFIRPCNLCPHMKRITLGNIREALEFGRHEVTVDPAVADRARLAVERMLAI; encoded by the coding sequence ATGAACGCAGATGTCCTCGAACGCACCGCGCCGCTCTACGACCGCGTGTCCCGCGTGATCCCAAGGATCGAATGGCCAGCCATGGCCGGCGACGTGGACGCCATCCTGCGGTTGAAGCGCGAGAAGAACGCCATCATCCTGGCGCACAACTACCAATCGCCGGAAATCTTCCACTGCGTGGCAGACGTCGTGGGCGACAGCCTGGCTCTGGCGCGCGAGGCGATGAACGTGGATGCCGACATCATCGTTCTGGCCGGCGTCCACTTCATGGCGGAAACCGCGAAACTGCTGAACCCAGGCAAGACGGTCCTGATCCCGGACATGGGCGCGGGCTGCTCGCTGGCCGACAGCATCACGGCGGCGGATATCCGCCTGCTGCGGCAGCGTTATCCGGGCGTGCCGGTGGTGACCTATGTCAACACCAGCGCCGACGTGAAGGCAGAGTCCGACATCTGCTGCACCTCGGGCAATGCCCGCAAGGTGGTCGAGTCGCTCGGGGTGCCACGGGTCATCATGCTGCCCGACGAATATCTGGCCCGGAACATCGCGCGCGAGACCCATGTGGAGATGATCACCTGGGCGGGACATTGCGAGGTGCACGAGCAGTTCACGCCCGGCGATATCGCCGAATTGCGGGCCAGCCATCCCGGCGTGATCGTGCTGGCCCATCCGGAATGCCCGCCCGAAGTAGTCGAAGCGGCGGATTTCTCCGGCTCGACGGCCATGCTGTCGGATTACGTGGAAAAGAGGCAGCCGGCGCGCGTGGTGCTTCTGACCGAATGCTCGATGAGCGACAATATCGCCGTGCACCATCCCAAGGTGGACTTCATCCGTCCGTGCAACCTTTGCCCCCACATGAAGCGGATCACGCTGGGCAATATCCGGGAGGCGCTGGAGTTCGGGCGTCACGAAGTGACGGTGGACCCGGCGGTGGCCGACCGGGCCCGCCTGGCCGTCGAGCGGATGCTGGCGATATGA
- a CDS encoding SDR family oxidoreductase, which yields MSLSLFDLAGRRALITGSSQGIGLALAEGLAAAGAAIVLNGRDAARVEAAAQAMRGRGFRATAAAFDVTDAAAVQAGVDRIEAETGPIDILVNNAGIQRRAPLEDFAVDTWREIVSANLDSVFFVGQAVARHMIARKRGKIINIASLQSEAARYSIAPYTATKGAVKNLTKGMCTDWARHGLQVNAIGPGYFDTPLNKALVDDPKFDAWLRARTPAGRWGDVKELQGAAIFLASSASDFVNGQTIYVDGGVLATL from the coding sequence ATGTCCTTGTCCCTGTTCGACCTTGCGGGCCGCCGTGCCCTGATTACCGGCTCAAGCCAGGGCATAGGCCTGGCATTGGCAGAGGGCCTTGCGGCCGCCGGCGCGGCGATCGTGCTCAACGGGCGCGATGCGGCCCGTGTCGAGGCGGCGGCGCAGGCCATGCGCGGGCGCGGGTTCCGCGCCACGGCGGCCGCCTTCGACGTCACCGACGCAGCCGCGGTGCAAGCCGGCGTCGACCGGATCGAGGCGGAGACCGGCCCCATCGACATCCTCGTCAACAATGCCGGTATCCAGCGCCGCGCGCCGCTGGAGGATTTCGCGGTCGACACCTGGCGCGAGATCGTCAGCGCCAATCTGGACAGCGTCTTCTTCGTAGGGCAGGCGGTGGCCCGCCACATGATCGCGCGCAAACGCGGCAAGATCATCAATATCGCCAGCCTGCAAAGCGAGGCGGCCCGCTATTCGATCGCACCGTACACGGCGACGAAGGGCGCGGTGAAGAACCTGACCAAGGGCATGTGCACGGATTGGGCGCGGCACGGACTTCAGGTCAATGCGATCGGCCCCGGCTATTTCGATACGCCGCTGAACAAGGCCCTGGTGGACGATCCGAAATTCGACGCCTGGCTCCGCGCCCGTACCCCCGCCGGCCGGTGGGGAGACGTGAAGGAGTTGCAGGGCGCGGCCATCTTCCTGGCTTCGTCCGCCTCCGATTTCGTCAACGGGCAGACCATCTATGTGGACGGCGGCGTACTGGCGACGCTGTGA
- a CDS encoding ABC transporter ATP-binding protein, with protein sequence MLQTTTEAAAIPVSVAGLSRRIGALDILSDIDLDVAAGEILCLVGHSGCGKSTLLRLLAGIDAPSAGRIAFGGEVVAGPGRFVEPEKRGVGLMFQDYALFPHLTVQQNIAFGLRGRSRGDIAARVQSTLQRLGIAHFGTRYPHMLSGGEQQRVALARAIAPRPGVLLMDEPFSNLDSRLREAVRMETLALVRQVGATVVLVTHDPQEALMVSDRIALMHNGRIIQTGTGRDLYYRPQTPFVARFFSDFNEVRGTVRHGAVDTPFGRVGAGHGAAEGAEMLVLVRPGGLRPGSGDGSIEAQVVHRRFCGEVEELDLKLDAHPQLVTIRRNIGDFASEADRIRIVLDRKDTFVFPVSS encoded by the coding sequence GTGTTGCAGACGACGACCGAAGCGGCGGCGATACCGGTATCGGTGGCCGGCCTGTCGCGCCGCATCGGCGCGCTGGATATCCTCTCCGATATCGACCTCGACGTCGCAGCGGGGGAAATCCTCTGCCTCGTCGGCCATTCGGGGTGCGGCAAGTCCACGCTCCTGCGTCTGCTGGCGGGAATCGACGCACCCAGCGCCGGGCGGATCGCCTTCGGCGGTGAGGTCGTGGCCGGCCCCGGCCGCTTCGTCGAGCCGGAAAAACGTGGCGTCGGGCTGATGTTCCAGGACTATGCGCTGTTCCCGCATCTGACGGTGCAGCAGAACATCGCTTTCGGCCTGCGTGGCCGGTCCCGGGGCGACATCGCGGCACGCGTGCAATCCACCCTGCAACGACTGGGTATCGCGCATTTCGGCACACGGTACCCGCACATGCTGTCGGGCGGCGAGCAGCAGCGCGTGGCCCTCGCCCGCGCCATCGCACCACGCCCGGGCGTGCTGCTGATGGACGAGCCCTTCTCAAACCTCGACAGCCGCCTGCGCGAGGCTGTGCGCATGGAGACGCTGGCGCTCGTGCGCCAGGTCGGCGCGACGGTCGTGCTGGTGACGCACGATCCGCAGGAAGCCCTGATGGTCAGCGACAGGATTGCCCTGATGCACAATGGGCGCATCATCCAGACGGGCACCGGCCGCGACCTCTATTACAGGCCGCAGACCCCTTTCGTGGCGCGTTTCTTCAGCGATTTCAACGAAGTGCGCGGCACGGTCCGCCATGGCGCCGTCGATACGCCCTTTGGCCGCGTGGGGGCTGGCCATGGCGCCGCCGAGGGAGCCGAGATGCTGGTGCTCGTCCGTCCCGGCGGATTGCGCCCGGGCAGTGGCGACGGCAGCATAGAAGCTCAGGTTGTTCATCGACGTTTCTGCGGTGAAGTCGAAGAACTCGACCTGAAACTGGATGCACACCCGCAACTTGTAACCATTCGAAGAAACATCGGAGACTTTGCTTCCGAAGCGGACCGTATCCGCATCGTGTTGGACCGTAAGGATACCTTTGTATTTCCCGTATCCTCGTGA
- a CDS encoding Fe(3+) ABC transporter substrate-binding protein: MVMRAVNSTLGRALLCGACLSAGVGSALAAEVNLYTTREPGLIQPLIAAFEAETGNTVNTIFLKDGLAERVASEGESSPADLLMTVDFGNLVDLVDKGLTQPVESETLESAIPENLRDANGNWFGLSARARVLYAAKDLDIDSFTYEELADPEWRGKVCIRSGQHPYNTALFAAYDAHHGSEATQTWLEGVKANLARKAGGGDRDVARDIMGGICDIGIANSYYVGLMRSGAGGPEQEEWAKAIKVILPTFEGGGTQVNISGAAIAAHAPNKDVAVDFLEFLVSEEAQEIYARANYEYPVRAGVEVDPIIAEFGTLEIDPTPLATIATRRADATGLAEKVGFDD; this comes from the coding sequence ATGGTCATGCGCGCGGTCAACTCAACTCTCGGCAGGGCACTCTTGTGCGGCGCCTGCCTTTCGGCGGGCGTCGGCTCGGCACTCGCAGCCGAGGTCAATCTCTACACCACCCGCGAGCCGGGACTGATCCAGCCGTTGATCGCAGCCTTCGAGGCAGAGACGGGCAACACGGTCAACACCATCTTCCTCAAGGACGGGCTTGCGGAACGCGTCGCCAGCGAGGGTGAAAGCTCGCCCGCAGACCTGCTGATGACGGTCGATTTCGGCAACCTTGTCGACCTCGTCGACAAGGGCCTGACACAGCCGGTCGAGTCGGAGACGCTGGAAAGCGCCATCCCGGAAAACCTGCGGGATGCGAACGGCAACTGGTTCGGCCTCTCGGCCAGAGCCCGTGTCCTCTATGCCGCCAAGGATCTCGACATCGACAGCTTCACCTATGAAGAACTGGCCGATCCCGAGTGGCGCGGCAAGGTGTGCATCCGCTCTGGACAGCACCCCTACAACACGGCGTTGTTCGCGGCCTATGATGCCCATCACGGCAGCGAGGCCACGCAAACCTGGCTGGAGGGCGTCAAGGCCAACCTCGCCCGCAAGGCTGGCGGCGGAGACCGGGACGTCGCCCGCGACATCATGGGCGGCATCTGCGACATCGGCATCGCCAATTCCTATTATGTCGGCCTGATGCGCAGCGGCGCCGGAGGGCCCGAACAGGAAGAGTGGGCCAAGGCCATCAAGGTCATCCTGCCCACCTTCGAGGGCGGCGGCACGCAGGTGAACATCTCGGGCGCGGCCATCGCCGCGCATGCGCCGAACAAGGATGTCGCCGTCGACTTCCTGGAATTCCTCGTCTCGGAAGAGGCCCAGGAAATCTACGCCCGCGCCAACTACGAATACCCGGTGCGCGCCGGTGTCGAGGTCGATCCGATCATCGCCGAATTCGGCACGCTTGAAATCGACCCGACGCCGCTGGCCACCATCGCCACGCGCCGCGCCGATGCGACCGGCCTTGCGGAAAAGGTCGGCTTCGACGATTAA
- a CDS encoding iron ABC transporter permease — MWIAAAGIVAAMATMPILALTVLALGGSLDVWPHLLSNVLPRATWNTLLLLGGVGALTGIVGCGTAWLVTAYDFPLRRQMEWALLLPLAVPTYIVAYAYLDLLHPVGAVQSTIRLILGYDSPRDFRLPDVRSMAGCILIVSSVLYPYVYITTRAMFMTQAANLIDVSRTLGCSYRAAFFRVALPQARPAIAVGISLALMETLNDIGASEFLGIRTLTVSIYSQWVNRTDLAGAAQIALALLLLVVLVVAAERWARRHQAYAASAQRPRRLEPKRLPGAAGFLALLATLVPVSFGFLFPASYLADAATRRIAFSGVSPAILNEVINTVSIATAGTLAALAFGLVIAFAARLAPGGVSRLFTRAALVGYAIPGTVLAIGVLYPVTLADRWMDGLWRSYFGTGLGLVLLGSGSALVLAYTLRFLAISTGGIEAGLSRIPSSLDGAARTLGATPLRLLATIHIPLSRAAIAAAAILIFVDCMKELPATLLLRPLNFETLATHLYGEAARGTYEDASVAALLIVLVGMVPVAVLSRIGRER; from the coding sequence ATGTGGATCGCCGCCGCGGGCATCGTCGCCGCGATGGCGACGATGCCGATCTTGGCCCTGACCGTGCTGGCGCTGGGCGGCTCGCTCGACGTCTGGCCGCATCTCCTGTCCAATGTCCTGCCGCGCGCAACGTGGAACACGCTGCTGCTGCTTGGCGGTGTCGGCGCCCTTACCGGCATCGTCGGCTGCGGCACCGCATGGCTGGTGACGGCCTACGACTTCCCGCTGCGGCGCCAGATGGAATGGGCCCTGCTTCTGCCGCTGGCGGTGCCGACCTACATCGTCGCCTATGCCTATCTGGATCTCCTGCATCCCGTCGGGGCCGTCCAATCCACCATCCGGCTGATCCTCGGCTATGACAGCCCGCGGGATTTCCGGCTGCCGGACGTGCGCTCGATGGCAGGCTGCATCCTGATCGTTTCCTCGGTCCTCTACCCTTACGTCTACATCACCACCCGCGCGATGTTCATGACGCAGGCCGCCAACCTGATCGACGTATCGCGGACACTCGGCTGCAGCTACCGCGCCGCCTTTTTCCGGGTGGCGCTGCCGCAGGCGCGGCCCGCCATCGCCGTCGGCATCAGCCTTGCCTTGATGGAAACGCTCAACGACATCGGTGCCTCCGAGTTTCTGGGTATCCGCACGCTGACCGTCTCGATCTATTCGCAATGGGTCAACCGGACGGACCTTGCCGGCGCCGCGCAGATCGCGCTTGCCCTCCTGCTGCTCGTGGTCCTTGTCGTGGCGGCGGAGCGCTGGGCACGCCGGCATCAGGCTTATGCCGCCTCGGCCCAGCGCCCCCGCCGGCTGGAGCCGAAGCGCCTGCCCGGAGCGGCGGGCTTCCTTGCCCTGCTCGCCACGCTCGTCCCGGTGTCCTTCGGCTTCCTGTTTCCGGCGTCCTATCTGGCGGATGCCGCCACCCGGCGCATCGCCTTCAGCGGCGTATCGCCGGCCATCCTGAACGAAGTGATCAATACGGTGTCCATCGCCACGGCCGGGACTCTGGCGGCGCTTGCCTTCGGCCTCGTCATCGCCTTCGCCGCGCGTCTTGCGCCAGGGGGCGTGTCGCGCCTGTTCACGCGCGCCGCCCTGGTGGGCTATGCCATACCGGGCACGGTGCTCGCCATCGGTGTCCTCTATCCCGTCACGCTGGCGGACCGCTGGATGGACGGGCTCTGGCGGAGCTATTTCGGAACCGGTCTCGGCCTCGTCCTTCTGGGCTCCGGCAGCGCGCTGGTGCTGGCCTACACGCTGCGCTTCCTGGCCATATCCACCGGCGGCATAGAAGCCGGCCTGTCACGCATTCCATCGTCGCTGGACGGCGCGGCGCGCACGCTGGGTGCGACACCGCTCAGACTGCTCGCCACCATCCACATCCCCTTGTCGCGCGCCGCCATCGCGGCGGCGGCCATCCTGATCTTCGTCGACTGCATGAAGGAGTTGCCGGCAACGTTGCTGCTGCGGCCGCTGAATTTCGAGACGCTGGCGACGCATCTGTATGGCGAGGCCGCGCGCGGAACCTACGAGGATGCGTCCGTCGCCGCCCTGCTCATCGTCCTGGTTGGCATGGTCCCTGTCGCCGTCCTTTCACGGATCGGTCGCGAGCGTTAG
- a CDS encoding ATP-binding protein, which produces MGSIRSRLALLLVVSIVGVVVLAALVSWRVLERPDRHSFAAAFAEEVRIVASVLRQDPSAAARHGIRTGPPPGGENDGELAREAHGVQRILALQGNPMQVLVLQDADGARRLALEYEPGQWAYLTYPAPPPSARAPLVFYLGLVVLGALAIALIAATMMTRPLRMLDEAVGAIGPDGLLPHVEERGPAEVRETAAALNRLSTRLRNAMESRMRLVAAAGHDLRTPMTRMRLRAEFLPDEDREVWLRDLSELDRIADSAIRLVREEVAGPEGREHVDLAALTGEIVDELDEIGLTVTRRGIATEAVVHARPLAIKRALRNLIENACIHGGGGTVSLQADGPRLRVVIGDEGPGIPAELLDRVFEPFFRVDPARRKSAPGAGLGLAIAREIIEQEGGTLTIANRPSGGLEQVVSLPAARSG; this is translated from the coding sequence ATGGGTTCGATCCGCTCCCGGCTGGCTCTCCTTCTGGTGGTTTCCATTGTCGGCGTCGTCGTGCTTGCGGCACTGGTCAGCTGGCGCGTGCTGGAGCGCCCCGACCGCCACAGCTTTGCCGCCGCCTTTGCGGAAGAGGTGCGGATCGTGGCAAGCGTGCTGCGGCAGGATCCGTCCGCCGCGGCGCGCCATGGCATACGCACCGGCCCGCCACCCGGCGGCGAAAACGATGGCGAACTGGCCCGCGAGGCGCATGGCGTGCAAAGGATATTGGCCCTCCAGGGCAACCCGATGCAGGTGCTGGTTCTGCAGGATGCCGATGGCGCGCGCCGGCTTGCGCTCGAATACGAGCCGGGGCAGTGGGCCTACCTGACCTACCCGGCACCGCCGCCATCGGCGCGCGCGCCGCTGGTATTCTACCTCGGGCTGGTCGTCCTGGGCGCGCTGGCCATCGCCCTGATCGCGGCAACCATGATGACCCGCCCGCTGCGCATGCTTGACGAGGCGGTCGGCGCGATCGGCCCGGATGGGCTGCTTCCGCATGTCGAGGAGCGCGGCCCGGCCGAGGTGCGTGAAACCGCCGCCGCCCTGAACCGCCTGTCCACCCGGCTGCGCAATGCCATGGAGAGCCGGATGCGGCTGGTGGCCGCGGCCGGCCACGACCTGCGCACGCCGATGACGCGCATGCGTCTGCGCGCCGAGTTCCTGCCCGACGAGGACCGTGAGGTGTGGCTGCGCGACCTTTCGGAGCTCGACAGGATCGCCGACAGCGCCATCCGCCTGGTTCGCGAGGAGGTAGCGGGCCCGGAAGGGCGGGAGCATGTCGACCTTGCCGCGTTGACCGGCGAGATCGTGGACGAACTGGACGAGATCGGCCTGACCGTCACACGGCGCGGCATTGCGACGGAGGCGGTGGTGCACGCGCGGCCACTGGCGATCAAGCGCGCCCTGCGCAACCTGATCGAGAATGCCTGCATCCATGGCGGCGGCGGAACCGTATCGTTGCAGGCCGACGGGCCGCGCCTGCGCGTGGTCATCGGCGACGAGGGCCCCGGCATACCGGCGGAGTTACTCGACAGGGTCTTCGAGCCGTTCTTCCGCGTCGATCCGGCGCGCCGCAAGTCGGCGCCCGGAGCCGGCCTCGGGCTTGCCATAGCGCGGGAGATCATCGAGCAGGAAGGCGGCACCCTGACGATCGCCAACCGGCCGTCCGGTGGGCTCGAACAGGTGGTATCGCTGCCGGCAGCCCGATCCGGCTAA